The Arabidopsis thaliana chromosome 5, partial sequence genomic interval atatattgatattaatatcataatttcaaatcaatcaaattacACTCTTAAGCTAGAAAGACTCAAGCGGACTCTGAAAAAGGGTAAAGAGAAAAGTGGCATCTGATTGATCACCTTCTAGGCTTCTACTGCTTAGCACGCTTTGCAAGATAACTTGTAGTGATTTTAGAGAAACGAGTGATTGTGGAGAACAATTGCCATAAAGAGCGTCCCTTAACAACACCTTCTCTAAAGCTCCTCGCTTGTTTAGCCAACATTGGTTCTGTTTCATCTGTCTTGGTTTGACGCATCACCTCCTGCATTGAAGCTACTGATGAGGTAAAAATGGAGTTAACCATGAAAGTCCATAGTTCGAATAGAAGAGTTCAGAAGTGAAAGGTCAGACCTGGATTCATGTTTGTTAACCGTCTTAGTCTATCTTCAGCTACACGAATAGCCCGTGTCGAGCTTTTAACACCTTGAGTGATACCTTGGCTACACAAACACTGAAAGAGTTACAAAACAGATATGAAGAAATTGGTAATCATCATGGTGGGATGTGAGACAAACCCTAAATCACTGAGCTCCATAGTTAAGTCACTGATCTCCATTCCCGATAAACGAACAGCAGCCATTGTATCTGGTAGCTCTTCTCTAGTTACATCCAAAAGCTTTTCAAGAGACTCAGCTGCTTTCTTGAAAGCCTTTCTCAACATTCCAAagtaaaactcaaatcaacCTTCAAAATCCATCAAAGGGTTGAAGAAATCTGTAAAAGCAAAATGTTGGAGAACGAACCAGAAGAGTAGGAATCGCAGCAAAGAAGAGCCACGATGCTGAAATTGCTGTCTGCAACAGAACCCATGATGATGATTGTTTACAAAGTGACATAAAGTCCAGATCTTTATTGAGcaatttgaatcaaaacctaaatccAAGAGAGGCTTACCACGCAAGCGACGACATTGAGCAAGACGAAGTGCTTCTGTGTGAATGTCCATTGAGAGAGTTGGAGAGGAGGCTGTCCCACGGACGATGTTAATTGGGAAGAGATCGATGGCTCCTGAGGATTCGAGTACAATGCAGAGGGAGTAGAAGATGCGATTGAGTCTGAACCCTTGGTCAATCGTGAAATCGGTGAAGCTAGCCGGAGAGTGACCCGTCGGCGAAAGGAGAGATTTTTATCGATGAATCCGTTATGGAGAATCGGATTCCAAGAGATTAGAGATTGGGGTGATTGCAATTTCGAAGGCGAGAATAACATTGTGAATGGTTTTAGCTCTATTCGTCAGAAACCATTGTTAAGCTTCGAGTCGACGATAACAATGGATTTCAGTTGTGTCAGCGAGAAAATTTGCGTCAAGTTTAGAAACAACAATATTTCACGAAAAGTCCTCTGTTTATGCGTTAACTATTGAAAATAACCCCATTACTATCATTTGAGTTAATTTGACCTTCTTTGCGTCATATGCAAAATCGGAACACCACCACATTGGTTTGGAGGTTTGTGAGCTACAAGCCTATAAACTACACGTAGCACCTCCCTATGCACGTGTCACATGAATGATTTTAAGGGTTTGGGCTGATGTTTGAGCTAtaactacatatatacatttggtttgattcgTTTTTCTTACATTATAGTTTCATCAAAAGCCAAAGCATAATTGATGGATCAAGTACTCTACTCCTCTTACATCATAAAAATCCCTGTAATATCACGAATATCACCATCACAAGCTCAACTTACGACCAGGCTCAATAACACGACTTATTTTGGCTTGTCATCGTCGAGAGGCAATTTTGGGAAGGTGTTTGCAAAAGAGTCTCGTAAAGTGAAACTGATTAGTCCGGAAGGTGAGGAGCAAGAGATAGAAGGAAACGAAGATTGTTGCATACTTGAGTCTGCGGAGAACGCGGGACTTGAACTGCCATACTCGTGTAGGTCAGGGACTTGTGGGACATGTTGTGGAAAGTTGGTGTCAGGGAAAGTGGATCAGTCACTAGGGTCCTTTCTTGAGGAAGAGCAGATTCAAAAAGGTTACATCCTCACGTGTATCGCACTTCCACTAGAAGATTGTGTTGTTTACACTCACAAACAATCCGATCTTATATGAGTTACACATGCCTGCCTTGAACTTTTGAAATCTCagtattaaaatatgtatttcagtatttgatgtgttttgatgtatttttatgtattgatATCATTTTACATACGttgattcaaaatatttaaatcgGATTCCACTTACAAAATCAGACTAGTAATGTATATGTGCTTCGATCATCTTTGTTCAGTAGTTGAGGCTTTTATCCCCATCATGGGTCTGTAATTGGTatcaaatatactatataggCCCATTAAGGATTCGTAAGATATGGGAAATAACGTTGGGCTTTATTTCGTCACCATGGgtttagttgttgttgttgagttgTCTTTTTCGCATCTGGACGGATATTGTCCGTATGAATTTCTTAGACTATAAAGATTAAATgtaatttcaaattattatttgatatacttaattcaattttataaatttaatatcttcAAAAAAGTTTGTGTCCACAATATAACAAATGTtatcaaagcaaaaaaaaaaaaaaaaacttcttctaATATAACAAATTTCCCTAAATAGCTTGCAAATTATCTGTAAACatgatgaaaatattaaacatgatgaaaaatattaaattatcatattattcaaaaaataattaattagccAAAAGCTATATATGAATTTTGGGCCTTACAATAATATTTTCGCAAACGGCGCCTAAATAATTTGggggaaaaaatcaaaaaccctatTTCCTTTTCATGAAGAGCGCTCGTTGAAATCACGCAATAAGTAGAACACATTtggacaaaaagaaaagataaaataaaataaaaaacaaaacccccAAATTTGTGTCTCCTCCggaaaaaaaattcgaaattcCGGATCCACCGCCATCAATCCCtagctttctctctctttctctatcttcGCCGGCGAAACCAGTAGGGTTGCTCAATTCGTTGGTAGAGTACTGTGGCAATGAAGAAAGGAGCGAAGAGAAAGGGTGTTTCGAAAGCAGGTCGCAAAGCTGCTGTTGCGGAGACTCAGAACGATGAGGTGATAGAGGAGACGACGAAGACGACGCAGGAGGAGAGTCAACAGCATGAGGAAGAAGTCGTCGACGAGGTGAAGGAGAAtggggaagaagaggaggCTAAGGGAgatcaagaggaagaagaggatgcGAAACCTGATTCCTTAGAGGAGGATGAGGAGAATCAGGAAGATGAGGTCAAAGCTGAGGAAGTAAAGGAAGAAGTTGAGAAGAAACCTGTTGCTCGTCGTGGTGGTAAACGAAAGAGGGCTACGAAGAAGGATACTGAGattaaagatgagaagaaaccTGTTCCGAAAGCTAAGAAACCGAGAGCGGCCAAAGTTAAGGAAGAGCCTGTCTACTTCGAGGAGAAGCGTAGTCTGGTATGCTTTTGTTAACCTTAGCTTGAGATATTATGTAATTATAATTAGGATTCAGCACTTATGCAATATGGGGTTAGTTATGCTAATTTGATGACTCGAAATTCTCTGTGAAAACAACAATGAGATACGTTTTTGGACCTGTATGTTCATCTTATAGCTTAACTTATAATGTGGATCTGTTTAGTGTTCTTGGTTGCAAGAACGATACACAAGATATAACTTTGTTGGTGGCTTTATCTATGAGAGCAATTGTGCGCCATTATACTTATTGTGTCAGATATAGTATGTCATTCCAAATGAGTGGTGTGGTGTTATCTCattatcaaaaatatcttcaataCTTCAGTATTTTTAAGTTCTAATAAAAGAGGTTGTTTTTCTGGTCTTATTTCTTCTGTGTATGTTGCAAATTAACATGTGCgcttgttttgtgtgtttcaggAGGATTTGTGGAAGGTTGCATTTCCAGTGGGAACTGAGGTATATTGTTTTTGTGGAATTTGGCTTCAACATCAGAGCTACTGTTTCCATTGATAGTCCTTGCTTATGTTTGTTACATTGTGATGGCAGTGGGATCAATTAGATGCACTTTATGAATTCAATTGGGATTTCCAAAATCTTGAAGTAAGTTGTTTGGATTACGTTCTCTATTGTTTAGTTGACATGTTTTCCGGGGTGGACGAGAGTCtgatattttcttcatttgtatGTCAGGAAGCATTGGAGGAAGGAGGAAAGCTCTATGGGAAGAAGGTTTATGTCTTTGGCTGTACAGAACGTAAGCTACTTCTCTCGCTTTTTTTAATCTTGCTTTGATTATAGGTAGTTTACTGTCTTCTTATCGTTTGACTTGTCTAAATAATCCTCGGCTCTTGTGGTTCTTTCTAATTTACTTCAAAAATCTATgctctcttccttttcttgaacatttgcttcttgttcttgtctaagtttttctttttaacgtTACAGCTCAACTAGTCCCCTACAAAGGCGCAAACAAGATTGTCCATGTCCcagctgttgttgttgtaagtTCTTGTTCTATTTAAGTTGGCTTGCTGTCACTGATCTCTGAATTTCAGATCATATATTAtctcatttctctttctaaaattcat includes:
- a CDS encoding uncharacterized protein (unknown protein; BEST Arabidopsis thaliana protein match is: unknown protein (TAIR:AT1G08530.1); Has 35333 Blast hits to 34131 proteins in 2444 species: Archae - 798; Bacteria - 22429; Metazoa - 974; Fungi - 991; Plants - 531; Viruses - 0; Other Eukaryotes - 9610 (source: NCBI BLink).), which gives rise to MLFSPSKLQSPQSLISWNPILHNGFIDKNLSFRRRVTLRLASPISRLTKGSDSIASSTPSALYSNPQEPSISSQLTSSVGQPPLQLSQWTFTQKHFVLLNVVACVTAISASWLFFAAIPTLLAFKKAAESLEKLLDVTREELPDTMAAVRLSGMEISDLTMELSDLGQGITQGVKSSTRAIRVAEDRLRRLTNMNPASMQEVMRQTKTDETEPMLAKQARSFREGVVKGRSLWQLFSTITRFSKITTSYLAKRAKQ
- a CDS encoding uncharacterized protein (unknown protein; BEST Arabidopsis thaliana protein match is: unknown protein (TAIR:AT1G08530.1); Has 30201 Blast hits to 17322 proteins in 780 species: Archae - 12; Bacteria - 1396; Metazoa - 17338; Fungi - 3422; Plants - 5037; Viruses - 0; Other Eukaryotes - 2996 (source: NCBI BLink).) — its product is MLFSPSKLQSPQSLISWNPILHNGFIDKNLSFRRRVTLRLASPISRLTKGSDSIASSTPSALYSNPQEPSISSQLTSSVGQPPLQLSQWTFTQKHFVLLNVVACVTAISASWLFFAAIPTLLAFKKAAESLEKLLDVTREELPDTMAAVRLSGMEISDLTMELSDLGQGITQGVKSSTRAIRVAEDRLRRLTNMNPGGDASNQDR
- the FD4 gene encoding ferredoxin 4 (ferredoxin 4 (FD4); FUNCTIONS IN: electron carrier activity, iron-sulfur cluster binding, 2 iron, 2 sulfur cluster binding; INVOLVED IN: electron transport chain; CONTAINS InterPro DOMAIN/s: 2Fe-2S ferredoxin, iron-sulphur binding site (InterPro:IPR006058), Ferredoxin (InterPro:IPR001041), Ferredoxin [2Fe-2S], plant (InterPro:IPR010241), Beta-grasp fold, ferredoxin-type (InterPro:IPR012675); BEST Arabidopsis thaliana protein match is: 2Fe-2S ferredoxin-like superfamily protein (TAIR:AT1G60950.1); Has 1807 Blast hits to 1807 proteins in 277 species: Archae - 0; Bacteria - 0; Metazoa - 736; Fungi - 347; Plants - 385; Viruses - 0; Other Eukaryotes - 339 (source: NCBI BLink).), with amino-acid sequence MDQVLYSSYIIKIPVISRISPSQAQLTTRLNNTTYFGLSSSRGNFGKVFAKESRKVKLISPEGEEQEIEGNEDCCILESAENAGLELPYSCRSGTCGTCCGKLVSGKVDQSLGSFLEEEQIQKGYILTCIALPLEDCVVYTHKQSDLI
- a CDS encoding uncharacterized protein (unknown protein; BEST Arabidopsis thaliana protein match is: unknown protein (TAIR:AT1G08530.1); Has 35333 Blast hits to 34131 proteins in 2444 species: Archae - 798; Bacteria - 22429; Metazoa - 974; Fungi - 991; Plants - 531; Viruses - 0; Other Eukaryotes - 9610 (source: NCBI BLink).) yields the protein MLFSPSKLQSPQSLISWNPILHNGFIDKNLSFRRRVTLRLASPISRLTKGSDSIASSTPSALYSNPQEPSISSQLTSSVGQPPLQLSQWTFTQKHFVLLNVVACVTAISASWLFFAAIPTLLAFKKAAESLEKLLDVTREELPDTMAAVRLSGMEISDLTMELSDLGQGITQGVKSSTRAIRVAEDRLRRLTNMNPVASMQEVMRQTKTDETEPMLAKQARSFREGVVKGRSLWQLFSTITRFSKITTSYLAKRAKQ
- a CDS encoding myosin-H heavy protein (unknown protein; FUNCTIONS IN: molecular_function unknown; INVOLVED IN: biological_process unknown; LOCATED IN: nucleolus; EXPRESSED IN: 25 plant structures; EXPRESSED DURING: 15 growth stages; BEST Arabidopsis thaliana protein match is: unknown protein (TAIR:AT5G64910.1); Has 33260 Blast hits to 16857 proteins in 1270 species: Archae - 88; Bacteria - 3040; Metazoa - 11915; Fungi - 3137; Plants - 1371; Viruses - 424; Other Eukaryotes - 13285 (source: NCBI BLink).), whose product is MKKGAKRKGVSKAGRKAAVAETQNDEVIEETTKTTQEESQQHEEEVVDEVKENGEEEEAKGDQEEEEDAKPDSLEEDEENQEDEVKAEEVKEEVEKKPVARRGGKRKRATKKDTEIKDEKKPVPKAKKPRAAKVKEEPVYFEEKRSLEDLWKVAFPVGTEWDQLDALYEFNWDFQNLEEALEEGGKLYGKKVYVFGCTEPQLVPYKGANKIVHVPAVVVIESPFPPSDKIGITSVQREVEEIIPMKKMKMDWLPYIPIEKRDRQVDKMNSQIFTLGCTQRRSALRHMKEDQLKKFEYCLPYFYQPFKEDELEQSTEVQIMFPSEPPVVCEFDWEFDELQEFVDKLVEEEALPAEQADEFKEYVKEQVRAAKKANREAKDARKKAIEEMSEDTKQAFQKMKFYKFYPQPSPDTPDVSGVQSPFINRYYGKAHEVL